The Plasmodium vinckei vinckei genome assembly, chromosome: PVVCY_06 genome contains a region encoding:
- a CDS encoding ATP-dependent Clp protease proteolytic subunit, putative: MHRFWIFIFNFIYFCVCKKKKYITPSSFIIAQTNNNIRRKNKLRYYDNEYPKQNISIPSLLLSKRIIFLSSPIYPHISEQIISQLLYLEYESKRKPIHLYINSTGDLENNKIVNLNGITDVISIVDVINYISSDVYTYCLGKAYGIACILASSGKKGYRFSLKNSSFCLKQSYSIIPFNQATNIEIQNKEIMNTKKKVIDIIAKNTEKDSNIISEILDRDRYFNANEASDFNLIDHILEKQ; the protein is encoded by the coding sequence ATGCATAGATTTTggatatttatattcaattttatatatttttgtgtatgtaaaaaaaaaaaatatataactcCATCCAGTTTCATTATAGCTCAAACTAATAACAACATACGACGTAAAAATAAGTTACGTTATTATGATAATGAATATccaaaacaaaatattagtATACCATCTTTGTTGTTAtcaaaaagaataatatttttatcatctcCTATATATCCTCATATTTCAGAACAAATAATATCTcagttattatatttagaaTATGAATCCAAAAGGAAGCcaattcatttatatattaacagtACAGGTgatttagaaaataataaaatagttaaCTTAAATGGGATTACTGATGTAATATCAATAGTTGAtgtaattaattatatatcatCAGATGTGTATACATATTGCTTAGGTAAAGCATATGGTATTGCATGTATATTAGCTAGTAGTGGAAAAAAAGGATATCgattttctttaaaaaattcatctTTTTGCTTAAAACAATCCTATTCTATTATACCTTTTAATCAAGCAACAAATATTGAAATccaaaataaagaaataatgaacactaaaaaaaaagttatagatataattgcaaaaaatacagaaaaagatagtaatattatttcaGAGATATTAGATAGGGATAGATATTTCAATGCAAATGAAGCTTCTGATTTTAATTTGATAGATCACATTTTggaaaaacaataa
- a CDS encoding histidine triad protein, putative, with amino-acid sequence MEKYKKILERILVNKNIPCKRYEFGSYEIDKREVFITTSHSYGFVNNKPLLPGHILLTTQKKKKKYNDLDIDEIIDIHLLSNFMCYVMGQLFNTDNFSIAIQDGEYAGQTVDQVHIHIIPRTKLDYKNNDNIYKDLNKIDWGYGRNIICNSCNSSIHVNLQNKHDDNFKLEEFNCSIRSMDEMEKEATMIKSFIDNITL; translated from the exons atggaaaaatacaaaaaaatactagAAAGAATAttggtaaataaaaatattccatGTAAAAGATACGAATTTGGTTCATACGAAATTGATAAAAGAGAGGTATTTATAACGACTAGCCATTCTTATGGGTTTGTTAATAACAAGCCATTATTGCCGggtcatattttattaacaactcagaaaaaaaaaaaaaaatataatgatttaGATATAGATGAAATAATAGACatacatttattatctAATTTTATGTGTTATGTTATGGGACAATTATTCAATACAgataatttttctatagCTATACAAGATGGAGAATATGCAGGTCAGACTGTTGATCAAgtacatatacatataataccACGAACTAAATtggattataaaaataatgataatatatataaagacttaaataaaattgattgGGGATATGgaagaaatataatatgtaattCTTGCAATTCTTCAATTCATgtaaatttacaaaataaacacgatgacaattttaaattggAAGAATtcaa ctgTTCTATAAGATCAATGGATGAAATGGAAAAGGAAGCCACCATGATTAAGTCGTTCATAGACAATATTACCCTCTAA